CCTTtactcctttctttctctctgtcattcatCCAGGTCAAGAACAATTTCTGGGCAGATCCAGCACTTCCTCAGCAGGtgacattcacacatacatactcacaGAGACACCAAGTTCCTACTGGTGGAGACTGTCAACAACATCACAAATAATGTTTTCTCTGCCCCTGTTTTCCTCCGCACTCCTCTCAACCTGTGTCACCTCCCTTCACCTGAGTAAATGCTGGTCTGTGTAGTCAGAGGTGAACTTCTAGACAGGTCATCAAACAGCCTCATTTCAGTTCACTGCGCTGAGTCACACTGTACTGATAAAACTGCTGTGATAACACACTGACCATGTAAGATACTGCAGAAGCACCAGGAAAAGCTATAAAATGGTAGAAAgtcagaaaatgatttttttttggagcaatTATAGTTAATTGAAATGAGGACAGATTGTTCAGTGGTGAGAACTAGAAAACTAGAAATCTGAACAAGCCACTATTACTGTCAAACATGAATCAATAAAATACCTGATTATGGTCGGTGGTGATGCAAGAACCCTATTTGAGTGCAATATAAATGAGACATAAAATCAGAGCCACTAGTCTTGTTTTACAGCCTAATAAGAAAATTAATACTATTTGTGAGTTTCCATCACAGCTGAAGTAAGGATTGCCTAGGCCCATTAgcacaaaatgtttgaaaaagcaGCATGTTGGCTCTgcattattaaataaaagagaGGATGCTCTCATATTCACTGCAGGCATCTGCTTTGGTGTCAACACTGCATCACAAATGGCCCAGCATCATCgtacacacacatcctcatACACaatagcacacacacaaaaatctggTAATGCAATTTTATGGTAATGAGCAATGACGAACTGATGTTCTGCTGAATAACACATCAGATGGGACAGACCCCAACTAAATCCCAATACTCAGAATAATTCAAACCATGCCAGCAgtgctatctatctatcatctacctacctacctatcTATCATCCTActtacctacctacctacctacctacctacctaccatCCTACCTACCTACCATCCTACCTACCTACCTGTGCACTTCAACtctgaaaattgtgttttctgacAGACTGGCCAGTTTCTGTAGGAACATAGTGTAAGAGTGTAGAAATGCACCCAAATAGACAGAGAGTGTGTAAAGCTTGTTTCTGCCGTCTTGCACAACCCAAACACCTtaatttctctcacttttttctcttttttgtccccccctttccttgtttttcctctttgcacTTTTGCTcactctccttctttttcttccctttgtaattttcacctctctttctctccgcCCTCTGTGACTCAGTATTTCACACTCTTGCTCCCCATCTGTTTTTTGCCCTCCCACTCTTCATCCCCTCcacccttctcctcctctccaaatgCACCCCCCGTGTCTGTACCCAATTTGTCCCCAGTCCCTTGTTCTGAGCTGACAAGGATTGCCGTTCACAGGCGCCCCTCTCCACAGGCGCAgacccaaaaaacacacagacatacaaacgcacacacatccTGCCCTGCTAGTGTAGCAGTATTGCTGTGGGATCTTCATGCATAATAAAGTAGCATAATGGAGCAGTAAATTATCACATCAATCTCTCAGAAACCTTCACCTACAATGGACAGACTAATCACAGGGTTTGATAAGCACACAACATGATACGTTAGTCGTTAATAGCAGGGTTTGGGCTGGAGAGGAGGCCTATTGTGAAAGACACAGGTCGGCAACATCAGACATGGGGATGTGTAATGGGAGAAACCAATCATTAAAGGAAGACGGCTTGGCTGCACTGCATTCACAACACATAGGATCCTTCTAAGAGGTTTAGCAGCTACACACTTTTCAAAGTTTGAGATTTTGAAATTCTGGCTGTATTTGGATAGCCACTATACTTTTTAAAAGTATGCTTTCTTTGTCAGTGATGTCAAAGATGTCACCCGAGATACCACACTGAGGGacaccagacagacagataaagtaTTCTGCGTTCCATTTGTAAGGTGGACAAAACATGTGTGCAAACCTACTGATGTTCTATAGGAGGATTCTTTTGAAACAGTATCACGTCCTATAATGTATCTATTGCTACTGCTGTCTGATAACCACACAGGGCCAGGGCTTCGGAGATGTTATCTCTTCCCAGAGATAATGTTTAATATAACAGTACTCTGCCTAGATTCATCTATCCGCCGCAGAACAACCCCCTCTTTGTCAGAGCAACGAGGAGAGTAAAAAATCCTCAACTTCGCCGACTTGCATATTTATAGCATGATTATTCTTCATGATTATCAGAAAGTaccatttttaaacatgacaAAACCAGAACAGTCAATACTATGTGGACAGACATCTAAACCTTTATGCTGGCTTGTCTTCAGAAGATAATGGATTTATGAAATTAAGATAAAACTTGTTAAGAGAGCATGAAACAAGAGAATAAAAATCAGAGACAATTATTGACCTCTCGACAAAATTAAACGTGGACCATTGGCCACATTTGCATGCCCCAAAAAAGATGAGTAAGAGTAATTAGGTTACGGCTGTAAATGTCAATACATGTGTTGTTGATTGCTCTAAATATCCAGCTTAAATGTCATGTTTGGTCACCAGTCAAAGTATTTTTCTTGCAGATgagcactttaaaaaataagacGTCGAACTACTAGTATATAgtatgtaaacacactgtaagCCCAATGGAAACCTCTCTGAGACAGATTTCCATGGTGAGAGTTAACACTCAGTATATATGAGTGTCcttacagtatatgtgtttgtgcgtcTGCGTGGGGGGTTTCCTCGTGCTCCTCACTGTTACCTTATGCGAATAGTGAGGGTCGACTATCCTGGCCAACCCAAAGTCTCCGATCTTGAGCAGCAGCTGGTCCGAgttgatgaaaatgttggaAGGCTTCAGGTCTCTGTGCAGGACGTTAGCCGAGTGGATGAACTTCAGCCCCCTCAGCAGCTGGTAGAACAGCAGAGTAGCGTGACCTGCCCCAGGGCGAAAAGTAGATATCAGGACACGCCGAAATGTCCCCTTGCAATTACAGTTACAACATGTATTcatgtgaatacattttaaatgagctACATCTTTTTATACGTTTCACTCCGACAATTTACAGTAAACTTCATTGGGTAGTATATTTTGTTACTATTTCCTTAATTAACACTGTTGTGCAttaatgaacaaacacatttttaaggtAAAGTAATCTTCAAATGCGTGGCTTGTGGATATGGGCAATAATCTAAGGTCTGCATCACTCCAATGCTTTCTAACGCACGGTGAGTAACAAGACAGACCAGTAGTGTTTCAATGGGAAGCAAAATACCAGTACTGTGATGATAAATTTGGATTTGAACTGATTTTTAGGTTcgaagttcattcttgactttttgaaagagcagttaacaaaacaatctcatctcaaggtccatttagtagctatttttggagcttttgatcatatcacattgtcatttgtAGTCGTATCCCCAGAAAAACTACTAAGTGAACtttgaggtgagattgttttgtaaaactacattttaagtAGTCAAAATTCTAAGTTtccagttttttattattttgtttgtttataggtAAAATTTTCCGTTTCCCTTTCCCCCCCGAAACCTGTGGGTAGTGGTCCTTGTTCCAGGAGCCGGGCCAGATCTGTCTCCATGCACTCCTGGACAATGTACAGGGCACTGAGCTGGGTCGGGTCACGGGGCAGTGGCCGTCCATATGGTGCCAAAACCTCATGAACCTGGACCACATTTTCATGGTGCAGCCGGTGGGTGATTTTGACCTCCCGCAGGGCGTGTTTCACCGTCACAGCGTCACGCATCACCAGCTTTTTGATTGCCACGCGCTGTCCATTGCGCTGGTCCACAGCTGAGAGTACCAGGCCGGTGACACCTGTGCCAAGAGGTTGAAGGTCAATGAAGTGGCCACTGAGGTCAAAGCcgtggaggaagaggggagtGTCCTGCCTGGCCATGATAGCTCAGCTTAGAGGTATTAGAGACAGATGATAGATAGATTTCAGGTAGTTCGTTGTACGacaattttctaaattaaaactGCTTTGATATCATCTGATGCACATAATGCCACATCTTGCTGGTGAGTCCAGAACCTTAACTAGACACTTTTCTTTGGGTAGCGGGTGCACGTAGATGTCCGTTTTCAAGTAGAAAAGGCCCAAGTTCAATGCCAAAACTAGCCTGGTGGAAGAGGATTTAGGGGCCCAGAGAAGTTCCAGTAGGATGATCTTACAACCCTGCCGAATTTGGCAGAATTGCAAGCAGGTTAGAAAAGGAATAATTTTCTTCAGGCCACAGAAGAAGTTTTTTTGTGCATCATTCCACCTCCTCTTCTAATCCTGTGTGGGCAGATTCTTATTCAATCACCCTTTTACCAAACCATCTGttgttaatgttcacattttaaCTGATCTTTGAGCAGCTTAGGACAAAGGAGTCCACAAGGAGTGGAGCAAAAAAATTGAACCTCAGAAGGGAtcaaaatatatgaaacaaaGTGGAAAGAGATCTAACATTTGTTTTAGTCAGTGATTGTGCGGCTACAGGTTTAAACGTGTGTTGGCAAAGCAACTACAGTTCAtgttcaaatatatataaaaaaaaaaaaaaattccatcaaCATTTCCATCCCAACACTTTATGATCGTCTGATACTGCTCCACAGATGCTATCTGATGCTGCAGGGATGCACTTGTAATCTCTCACTGTATCTTCTTCATGCACAGATAGTCAGAATATCAGTGAGTCTTATTAATACTACCCAGGGCAGGGGTATCCATAGAAACAGCCCTCTGCGCGGCTGATCCTGCTCTTACATGTGCGGATGCATCATGGGACAGTAACAGGCGGACGGTCggctctgcctcctctctccgTCTGCACACTCTGCGGTTTGTTACAAGTCCGTAATCCTCATCGGCCAGTCAAAGCCTTCGATGCTGAGGCAGGTGGAGGGAGGCGGGGTCATGGGCTTTATATTCAATGAGACTCTGTtggctcctcctcttcttccatgATACCAGATTGTCTAAGTCAGTCAGCCATTCACATAAGTTCATTCAGAGTGAGATCCGCAGTTGGACAGCGGTCAAATCCTGGAACTGTGGTATCTTCTTTGTGTGCATGCGTTTAATCCCCCAATAATCTGCTTCCTGTTGCCTTCTCATGAATGTGGGGATTTTAGCATCCGGCTGTGGTCATTGTGGAAATATATTGCTTTTAGCTGCGTCGCTCAACAcatctgttgctgctgctgttgctgctgcggctcctgggtggggggggggttagaaaACAGGGTGAACGGAcgaaagacagacagggaagaTAAAGATGAAAGttacacagcaacagcagctgtgtgtcaaTAGGGTCTGTGTCACAGGAGAGTTACCATTACATAACACCGAAAGGCAGTGTAACCTAATCTACACCAGCAACTTAATGTGCTTAGAGAGGATAATCACATCAATTCAATGATGCTTTAATATCTGCTATATGAAGCTGCTGACATTTCAGAGCAGAGGGACAATTAGACGGAATGGAACGGATTAACATGGTGGTATTTATTTCAATGGAAAGTCCGCTtagtgtgttttaatttgtttcttgTTGCAATTTCCAACATTTTAGCTCTTATTTCCGCCCCTGTGAAGGTCATATAGTGGCGTGAAACAAAGGCCTTGACTTTCCCGCACCCCTAGATCCCTGGGCTGTAAGAACTCTTAACAATCCATCAGTCCATAAAACAAATCTCTTTGCTGTCAAAGGCCTGAGGGCAGGGTTGAGTATTTGCTCTCTTTCTTAGTCTTGCTTTCagaaagcgtgtgtgtgtgtgtgtgtgggggggggcactcaGTATCTCCACTTCAACTGCTCTTTAACAGCCTTCAAAGTACTTCTGAACATACTCATGTTGGCCTCAGTCAGGCTGACTGTCAGAGGCTTTGGGAGTGTAAGGTGAGAACAGAGACAccgagagggagagggagcattGACAGTGGTGCTGGGTGGGAGGTGCAGCACTGGGCTAACTTTATAAATAATGCATAACCATTGGAGATGGCACTTGGTGTTCCCTCTGACCAATTATTCTCCACATTTCTTCAGGCTACGCAACAAGAAcatatattataaataagaaTCATTTACAGTTTCTTGATCCAGTCCAATGAAATATCTTAATTTCTTGTACCGAAGCCCAATGTCAGCAGGCTTAGACGTATCACACTGGCTTTAAATGACCTTTAATTTCGgtcctggaggaaaaaaatgaaactgaactcAACACTTGGTCTGAGCCAATATGATCTTAACAAATTTGTAGGTGATAGCAGATGGGCTCAAACAAGGGTACACACGGTTGTACTCGGGCTTTGTGCAGCTGCCCCTGTGTCCCCgactgtgttttctttctttctttttgtctctttcctttctcttttttttatttatttatttcttttttattttatttaacacaaTGTACTTCCCAACAGGCATTTAGGCAGCGTTACTTTAGCTGGGAAACGCTGCATCCTCTCTGCACTCTGGCTTCGTGCAGCTGCCTTTGTGTGTCTCCATACACTCCAGTAACGCCCCTCTGACGGAACAAAAACAGTGGGACTGAAGTGCATCTAATAAAGCATGAAGCCCcgtttccaaaaagaaaaagtatccCAAGGACAAACGGGCctgtgcctctttttttttaatctgaactCAAACTGGCTTCACTTCATCTTATCTTATCTCAGAGCCCGTTCGCTGTGCAATAACAAGAGCAAGACGAGAGAGATACACGCCAAGACAACATCAGCAACCGTCGGTACTCACCGGAGTACTACGCAGCCGCAGCCTGCCGTCCAGAAACAAAGATCCGAGGGAAAGATGAGAGAGATACGGGTCCTCGGACGAGTGTGAAGTGAAGCACGACCGCATCTTTCTCCCTGTCATTCAGACGATACGGGGGGTAACAGCAGGCGCGGGTCGGCACCCGGGAGGGGGGTGGGTGGATTtgggaaggggagggagggggggttgtCCGCCGAGATGAGATAAGCCAGAGGCAGCTACAGAGCCGGTTATTGCGGGCGACTGTCCGCTCTCTGTCGCCGCTTCAGAGGAGTGATCTGAGGgaggcaggagaggagggatCACCCCCGATTCAGATACAGTAGCTGCATCTAGACCCGAGTGGCTTCACACACTCTCACGTACACTGCACCACGGAGGATGAAGTACCcatctacccccccccccctctctctctctctccctctctctcccctctccctctctctctctctctctctcactccctctctctccctctctctctctctctctctccctctctctctctctctctctccctcctctctctctctctctctcccctctccctctctctctctctctccctcctctctctctctctctctctctctccctctctctcccctctccctctctctctctctctcccctctccctctctctctctctctctctccctccctctctctctctctctctctctccctctctttcccgAGGACTCCCAGCAGCACCCTGACCTCGGTTAAACCCGGGCCGGTTTTTGATCCCCGACCCTACAGATGAAATACTCGAGATAGATCCGCCCTATTGGTGCCTGACGGTCATAGGTCGGTCATTACCGTGGCCATCCATCACCCTGGCAGGCGCCGAATTTGCGGGTTTGAGATTCCCGAGCAGGCTTTGTTGGTAGTGAATGAATATTTACGGCGAGGATGCCGCCGCGTCGAGGACCTccaaaagaaatgacagtttgTTGGAGGAGAAGAGATGTGGAGCAGGTCTACACTGTGGGCAGACGCAGTCATAGACgggctgaaaatgaaatgtaagagCTGGTATAAGCATGTCACTTCTGCGAAGGTGGAGATGACATGCTTATAGGCTCCtagaaaacaggaaaactggAAATGACCGTTTATGTGGTCAAACATGTCACTTTTCATTCCCATGAAAAAAGacaagggaaaacaaaaaaggctaTTTTATGTGCTTTCTGAGATGATTTCTAGTCTATTAGTCCATggtaaaatgaaacatttttacaatttactGGCCCCAACCCAAGTTTGAAAGTTTTACCAGCTCTATCACTTGCCGATTGGTTGTTCCTTAAAACTCCGTTAGTAAAATTAACTTTGTCAGGTCAATGGTCAttacaaataaatgcagaactaaagacaacagtgaaaaatgtgatattaaaggaaaaatctacTCTTACTATTTGatatatcattgtttttttttccgcatTCCATAGGTCTGTTATTATTTTCGTCGTGTTTCGGTTCAGTTTTCGATTTCTGACTTTTCCCAAAAACCACTGCTGATGATCTCAGAAAACTCAGTTTGAACTTGATGCACTGTGTAGGTTGTAGGCCTCCTCGAAGCTGGAGAGAGCCTGACAAAAAAAGGAGTTTTCTCCAACGTTTCCAGTGTGTTATGGTGGAGGGTGGTTATGAGAGTCAGtgcagtgagagaaagacaagcAAAGAGAGGGCAGGTCATGGTGAATGTGATAATGATCATGCAGACGTGCTACAGCTGCAGGGATtaacaaagaggagagaggccGTAGAACACAGACCCAGGAGTAACCTCATGTAACGAGCCCTGTGTAAAGTGACACACCGATGTCATGGCTCCATCAGAGGGAAGAGTGGAGGGGAGTTGCGGGGATAGTTGTGTATTTTGTACGCCATTTCTGCCGGCTTAGATGCCATACGGTACAAGTACAAGTGaacataaatacagtgtgtgagaTATCTGAGGTAATGGTGAGCCACAACTCCCTGTGAGTCTG
Above is a genomic segment from Xiphias gladius isolate SHS-SW01 ecotype Sanya breed wild chromosome 19, ASM1685928v1, whole genome shotgun sequence containing:
- the mapk4 gene encoding mitogen-activated protein kinase 4 isoform X3, coding for MARQDTPLFLHGFDLSGHFIDLQPLGTGVTGLVLSAVDQRNGQRVAIKKLVMRDAVTVKHALREVKITHRLHHENVVQVHEVLAPYGRPLPRDPTQLSALYIVQECMETDLARLLEQGPLPTGHATLLFYQLLRGLKFIHSANVLHRDLKPSNIFINSDQLLLKIGDFGLARIVDPHYSHKGYLSEGLVTKWYCSPRLLLSPNNYTKAIDMWAAGCILAEMLTGRMLFAGYFFA